One Streptomyces sp. L2 genomic window carries:
- a CDS encoding methylated-DNA--[protein]-cysteine S-methyltransferase, which translates to MTAKSHTVIDSPYGPLTLVADDEGALCGLYMVEQRHRPDEETFGRRDDTARAFAEAEEQLTAYFAGETKEFTVRLRLHGTPFQRTVWEQLTKIPYGETRTYGQLADALGNPKACRAVGLANGRNPVGIIVPCHRVIGADGSLTGYGGGLDRKQRLLAFERGTTLF; encoded by the coding sequence ATGACAGCGAAAAGCCACACCGTGATCGACAGCCCCTACGGCCCGCTCACCCTCGTCGCCGACGACGAAGGCGCCCTGTGCGGCCTCTACATGGTCGAGCAACGCCACCGGCCCGACGAGGAGACCTTCGGCCGGCGCGACGACACCGCCCGCGCCTTCGCCGAGGCGGAGGAGCAACTCACCGCCTACTTCGCGGGCGAGACCAAGGAGTTCACCGTACGGCTCCGGCTGCACGGCACACCCTTCCAGCGCACCGTCTGGGAGCAGCTGACGAAGATCCCCTACGGCGAGACCCGCACCTACGGCCAACTCGCCGACGCCCTCGGCAACCCCAAGGCCTGCCGCGCGGTCGGCCTCGCCAACGGCCGCAACCCCGTCGGCATCATCGTCCCCTGCCACCGCGTGATCGGCGCCGACGGCAGCCTCACCGGCTACGGCGGCGGCCTGGACCGCAAGCAGCGCCTGCTGGCGTTCGAACGCGGTACAACGCTGTTCTAG
- a CDS encoding nitrate reductase subunit alpha yields MGRRGARREAERVAALAADQLLRAGSILRRTETTPDLRAVFRTDQAVNDAPYRERWAHDKVVRSTHGVNCTGSCSWKVYVKDGLITWETQETDYPSTGPDRPEYEPRGCPRGASFSWYTYSPTRVRHPHVRGVLLELYREARARLGDPVAAWAEITGDPVKRRRYQSARGKGGLVRVGWEEALEIAAAAHVHTIAEHGPDRVAGFSPIPAMSMASHAVGARFMSLIGAPMVSFYDWYADLPIASPQVFGDQTDVPESGDWWDAAYLMLWGSNVPVTRTPDAHWMTEARYRGQKVVVVSPDYSDATKFADEWLHPHPGTDGALAMAMGHVILTEFFVTRKVPYFTDYVRRFTDLPFLVELDERDGAFVPGKFVTAAALGLAEDDEEAAAWKPVLLDTASGRPVVPNGTLGDRWSKGGEGRWNLDLGDIEPELTLHRPGGDAVRVLLPRFDGEPPSVRGVPVREVGGRRVTTVFDLLLAQYGVGREGLPGDWAAGYDDATQPNTPAWQEAITSVPAGAVVRLARELADTAEKTRGRCMIVMGAGTNHWFHSDTIYRSFLTLLLLTGCQGVNGGGWAHYVGQEKVRPYAGWQQLQSAADWVRPSRQMAGTPYWYLHTDQWRYDAHSADALAAPTGQGLFEGRHTADLVAQSMRLGWMPSAPTFSANPLDLGREVHRSGHEPDEWVAAELDGGRLSFACEDPDDPANWPRVLTVWRANLIGSSAKGNEFFLRHLLGASDNAHADQAPPGARPRDLTWHEEAPRGKLDLLLALDFRMTSTTLMADLVLPAATWYEKHDLSSTDMHPFVHAFSPAISPPWQTRTDFEIFNALAAKFSELAAGRLDTAYDLVATPQQHDTPGETAEPGGRVRDWRDGWTPRPGGNLPHFTLVERDYTAVADKLASFGPLCEEHGLTVKGVTVRPLPEARWLASRCGTARSGPAHGRPLLDTDVKLCEAILALSGTTNGRLAAEGFGQLADRCGPGSGFASLAEAVHERRVVFSDTQDRPVQVGTSYEWSGKEAPDRRYSPFTVNTEHRKPWHTLTGRQHFYLDHDWMAEAGEQLPVYRPPLDLAADSVAGEREVSVRYLTPHSKWSIHSEYQENLLMQTLARGGPVIWMSVEDAAAIEAADNDWVEAVNPNGVVVARAIVSHRMPAGTVFMYHVQERLVNVPRSEATGRRGGVHNALTRVLIKPTHLIGGYGQLSFAPNYYGPTGNQRDARTVIRRRAQEVQY; encoded by the coding sequence GTGGGACGGCGCGGTGCCCGGCGGGAAGCGGAACGAGTGGCGGCCCTGGCCGCCGATCAGCTGCTGCGGGCCGGGAGCATACTGCGGCGGACGGAGACGACCCCCGACCTCAGAGCGGTCTTCCGCACCGACCAGGCCGTCAACGACGCGCCGTACCGGGAGCGTTGGGCACACGACAAGGTGGTGCGCTCCACGCACGGGGTGAACTGCACCGGCTCGTGCTCGTGGAAGGTCTACGTCAAGGACGGCCTGATCACCTGGGAGACCCAGGAGACGGACTATCCGTCGACCGGCCCCGACCGGCCCGAGTACGAGCCGCGCGGCTGCCCGCGCGGGGCGTCCTTCTCCTGGTACACCTACTCGCCCACCCGGGTCCGCCACCCCCATGTGCGGGGGGTGCTGCTGGAGCTGTACCGGGAGGCGCGGGCGCGGCTGGGCGATCCGGTGGCGGCCTGGGCCGAGATCACCGGCGACCCGGTCAAGCGGCGGCGCTACCAGTCGGCGCGGGGCAAGGGCGGGCTGGTGCGGGTCGGCTGGGAGGAGGCCCTGGAGATCGCGGCCGCCGCCCATGTGCACACCATCGCGGAGCACGGCCCGGACCGGGTGGCCGGCTTCTCGCCGATCCCGGCGATGTCGATGGCCTCGCACGCGGTCGGCGCCCGCTTCATGTCGCTGATCGGCGCGCCGATGGTGTCGTTCTACGACTGGTACGCCGACCTGCCGATCGCCTCCCCGCAGGTCTTCGGCGACCAGACGGACGTACCGGAGTCCGGGGACTGGTGGGACGCCGCCTACCTGATGCTGTGGGGCTCCAACGTGCCGGTCACTCGGACCCCGGACGCGCACTGGATGACCGAGGCCCGCTACCGGGGCCAGAAGGTCGTCGTGGTCTCCCCCGACTACTCCGACGCCACCAAGTTCGCCGACGAGTGGCTGCACCCGCACCCCGGCACCGACGGCGCGCTGGCGATGGCCATGGGGCACGTGATCCTCACCGAGTTCTTCGTGACGCGGAAGGTGCCGTACTTCACCGACTACGTCCGGCGCTTCACCGACCTGCCGTTCCTGGTCGAACTCGACGAGCGGGACGGGGCGTTCGTGCCCGGCAAGTTCGTCACCGCCGCCGCGCTCGGCCTCGCCGAGGACGACGAGGAGGCGGCCGCGTGGAAGCCGGTGCTCCTCGACACCGCGTCCGGGCGGCCGGTCGTCCCGAACGGCACGCTCGGGGACCGCTGGTCCAAGGGCGGCGAGGGCCGCTGGAACCTCGATCTCGGCGACATCGAGCCCGAACTGACGCTGCACCGACCGGGCGGGGACGCCGTACGGGTGCTGCTGCCGCGCTTCGACGGCGAACCGCCGAGCGTGCGCGGGGTGCCCGTGCGTGAGGTCGGCGGCCGCCGGGTGACCACCGTGTTCGACCTGCTGCTCGCGCAGTACGGCGTCGGCCGGGAGGGGCTGCCCGGCGACTGGGCCGCCGGCTACGACGACGCCACGCAGCCGAACACGCCCGCCTGGCAGGAGGCGATCACCTCCGTGCCGGCCGGCGCGGTGGTGCGGCTCGCGCGCGAGCTGGCGGACACGGCGGAGAAGACCCGCGGCCGGTGCATGATCGTGATGGGGGCCGGCACCAACCACTGGTTCCACTCCGACACCATCTACCGCTCGTTCCTCACCCTGCTGCTGCTCACCGGCTGCCAGGGCGTCAACGGCGGCGGCTGGGCGCACTACGTCGGCCAGGAGAAGGTCCGCCCCTACGCCGGCTGGCAGCAGTTGCAGTCGGCCGCGGACTGGGTGCGCCCCTCGCGGCAGATGGCGGGCACGCCGTACTGGTACCTGCACACCGACCAGTGGCGCTACGACGCCCACAGTGCCGACGCGCTGGCCGCGCCCACCGGGCAGGGCCTGTTCGAGGGGCGGCACACCGCCGACCTGGTCGCCCAGTCGATGCGGCTGGGCTGGATGCCGTCCGCGCCGACGTTCTCCGCGAACCCGCTCGACCTCGGCCGGGAGGTGCACCGCAGCGGGCACGAGCCGGACGAGTGGGTCGCCGCCGAACTCGACGGCGGACGGCTGTCGTTCGCCTGTGAGGACCCGGACGATCCCGCCAACTGGCCGCGCGTGCTCACCGTGTGGCGGGCCAACCTGATCGGTTCCTCCGCGAAGGGCAACGAGTTCTTCCTGCGCCATCTGCTCGGCGCGAGCGACAACGCGCACGCCGACCAGGCCCCGCCCGGCGCCCGGCCGCGCGATCTGACGTGGCACGAGGAGGCGCCGCGCGGCAAGCTCGACCTGCTGCTCGCGCTGGACTTCCGGATGACGTCGACCACCCTCATGGCCGACCTCGTCCTGCCGGCCGCGACCTGGTACGAGAAGCACGACCTGTCCAGCACCGACATGCACCCCTTCGTGCACGCCTTCTCCCCCGCGATCAGCCCGCCCTGGCAGACCCGGACCGACTTCGAGATCTTTAACGCCCTGGCCGCGAAGTTCAGCGAACTCGCCGCCGGCCGGCTGGACACGGCGTACGACCTGGTGGCCACGCCCCAGCAGCACGACACCCCCGGCGAGACGGCGGAGCCCGGCGGCCGGGTGCGGGACTGGCGCGACGGCTGGACCCCCCGGCCGGGCGGCAACCTGCCCCACTTCACCCTCGTCGAACGGGACTACACGGCCGTCGCCGACAAGCTCGCCTCCTTCGGGCCGCTGTGCGAGGAGCACGGCCTGACCGTGAAGGGCGTCACCGTACGGCCGCTGCCCGAGGCCCGCTGGCTCGCGTCCCGGTGCGGCACCGCCCGCTCCGGACCCGCGCACGGGCGTCCCCTGCTGGACACCGACGTCAAGCTGTGCGAGGCGATCCTCGCCCTGTCCGGCACGACCAACGGGCGCCTGGCGGCGGAGGGGTTCGGACAGCTCGCGGACCGCTGCGGGCCCGGCAGCGGCTTCGCCTCCCTCGCCGAGGCGGTGCACGAGCGGCGGGTCGTCTTCTCCGACACCCAGGACCGGCCCGTCCAGGTCGGCACCAGCTACGAGTGGTCCGGAAAGGAGGCCCCCGACCGGCGCTACTCGCCGTTCACCGTCAACACCGAACACCGCAAGCCCTGGCACACCCTGACGGGACGTCAGCACTTCTACCTGGACCACGACTGGATGGCCGAGGCCGGCGAGCAACTGCCCGTCTACCGGCCGCCGCTGGACCTCGCCGCCGACTCCGTCGCGGGCGAGCGCGAGGTGAGCGTCCGCTACCTCACCCCGCACTCCAAGTGGTCGATCCACTCCGAGTACCAGGAGAACCTGCTCATGCAGACCCTGGCCCGCGGCGGCCCGGTCATCTGGATGAGCGTGGAGGACGCGGCGGCGATCGAAGCCGCCGACAACGACTGGGTGGAGGCGGTCAATCCCAACGGAGTCGTCGTCGCCCGCGCGATCGTCTCCCACCGCATGCCGGCCGGCACGGTGTTCATGTACCACGTGCAGGAACGCCTGGTGAACGTCCCGCGCAGCGAGGCCACCGGCCGGCGCGGCGGCGTGCACAACGCACTCACCCGCGTCCTGATCAAACCCACCCATCTCATCGGCGGCTACGGCCAGTTGTCGTTCGCCCCCAACTACTACGGCCCCACCGGCAACCAGCGCGACGCCCGCACCGTGATCCGCCGGCGCGCCCAGGAGGTGCAGTACTGA
- a CDS encoding chloride channel protein gives MSSSTAAPPSQSDAPSQPETPPAPAAPDAPARRAGAHLSELKSPHLGDFHVEPRVLLISALAVPVGAVAALVAAGLLKLIALITNLSFLGRLAFGTATPADTTHRWLLLIMPVAGGLIIGLMARYGSEKIRGHGMPEAIESILVGGSRVQPRVAALKPASAAISIGTGGPFGAEGPIIMTGGAIGSLLAQFLRVTTDERKALLVAGSAAGMAATFNAPLASILLAVELLLFEWRPRSYLPVAVAAVTATLVRGPLLGTKPLFGGAHVPSHIDLPAYGLCLVSGAVAGLLALGATALVYFSEDTFAKLRIHWMWWPAIGGLIIGVGGLFEPRALGVGYDVIDQLLTGHATVGLIVGILVVKTLIWGLSLGSGTSGGVLAPMFMVGGALGAAESLVFPHVSPGFWALVSLAGVLGGVMRSPLTGIVFCLELTHEMNALIPMVITASAAYLLSVVLLKRSVLTEKIARRGLHLTREYSVDPLELHLVRQLETPAGVTFRSDRTGGEITALLRAAHDAGDPEELLAQRLYPVLGTDGSLVGVVTRGTLIHGDPADTTPLGELAAPAVTAYPDETLRLLANRMAEHEVTRLLVVTREEQPQVEGIISLRHLLTARRIDVHEEHHVERVLSLRRKRAATVVVAGGPAGG, from the coding sequence ATGTCCTCGTCCACCGCCGCGCCGCCGTCCCAGTCGGACGCGCCGTCCCAGCCGGAGACACCGCCCGCACCAGCCGCACCGGATGCTCCGGCCCGCCGGGCCGGCGCTCATCTGTCCGAGCTCAAGAGCCCGCATCTCGGCGACTTCCACGTCGAGCCGCGCGTCCTGCTGATCTCGGCGCTGGCCGTGCCCGTCGGCGCCGTCGCCGCCCTCGTGGCCGCCGGTCTGCTGAAGCTGATCGCGCTGATCACCAACCTCTCCTTCCTGGGCCGCCTGGCCTTCGGCACCGCCACCCCGGCCGACACCACGCACCGCTGGCTGCTGCTGATCATGCCGGTGGCGGGCGGTCTGATCATCGGCCTCATGGCCCGGTACGGCTCGGAGAAGATCCGCGGTCACGGCATGCCCGAGGCGATCGAGTCGATCCTCGTGGGCGGCAGCCGGGTGCAGCCGCGGGTCGCCGCGCTCAAGCCGGCCTCGGCCGCCATATCCATCGGCACCGGCGGGCCGTTCGGCGCCGAGGGCCCGATCATCATGACGGGCGGGGCGATCGGCTCCCTGCTGGCGCAGTTCCTGCGGGTCACCACCGACGAGCGCAAGGCCCTGCTGGTGGCGGGTTCCGCGGCCGGCATGGCGGCGACGTTCAACGCGCCGCTGGCCTCCATCCTGCTGGCCGTGGAGCTGCTGCTGTTCGAGTGGCGGCCCCGTTCGTACCTGCCGGTCGCCGTCGCCGCGGTCACCGCGACCCTGGTCCGCGGACCGCTGCTGGGCACCAAGCCGCTCTTCGGCGGCGCCCACGTGCCCTCCCACATCGACCTCCCGGCCTACGGCCTGTGCCTGGTCTCCGGTGCCGTGGCCGGACTGCTCGCGCTCGGCGCCACCGCCCTCGTCTACTTCTCCGAGGACACCTTCGCCAAGCTGCGGATCCACTGGATGTGGTGGCCCGCGATCGGCGGCCTGATCATCGGCGTCGGCGGTCTGTTCGAGCCGCGCGCGCTCGGTGTCGGCTACGACGTCATCGACCAGTTGCTGACCGGCCACGCCACGGTCGGACTGATCGTCGGCATCCTGGTCGTCAAGACCCTCATCTGGGGCCTGTCGCTGGGCTCGGGCACCTCCGGCGGCGTCCTGGCGCCGATGTTCATGGTCGGCGGCGCCCTCGGTGCGGCCGAGTCCCTGGTGTTCCCGCACGTCAGCCCCGGCTTCTGGGCGCTGGTCTCGCTGGCCGGCGTGCTCGGCGGTGTGATGCGCTCCCCGCTGACCGGCATCGTCTTCTGCCTGGAACTCACCCACGAGATGAACGCGCTGATCCCGATGGTGATCACCGCGTCGGCCGCGTACCTGCTCTCCGTGGTGCTGCTCAAGCGGTCGGTCCTCACCGAGAAGATCGCCCGCCGCGGTCTGCACCTGACCCGTGAGTACTCCGTCGACCCGCTCGAACTGCACCTCGTGCGCCAGCTGGAGACCCCGGCCGGCGTCACCTTCCGCAGCGACCGCACCGGCGGCGAGATCACCGCGCTGCTGCGGGCCGCGCACGACGCCGGGGACCCCGAGGAACTCCTCGCCCAGCGGCTGTACCCGGTGCTCGGCACGGACGGCTCCCTGGTCGGTGTCGTCACCCGCGGCACGCTCATCCACGGCGACCCGGCGGACACCACCCCGCTCGGCGAGCTGGCCGCACCGGCGGTCACCGCCTACCCGGACGAGACGCTGCGACTGCTCGCCAACCGCATGGCCGAGCACGAGGTGACCCGGCTGCTCGTCGTCACGCGCGAGGAGCAGCCGCAGGTCGAGGGCATCATCAGCCTGCGTCACCTGCTGACCGCCCGGCGCATCGACGTGCACGAGGAGCACCACGTCGAGCGCGTGCTCTCGCTGCGCCGGAAGCGCGCGGCCACGGTCGTCGTCGCGGGGGGACCGGCCGGCGGCTGA
- a CDS encoding Sir2 family NAD-dependent protein deacetylase, whose amino-acid sequence MAKPLVALLSGAGISTDSGIPDYRGPNGLWRRDPEAEKLVTYEYYMGDPEIRRRSWQMRRKNRALAAEPNAAHRAVAELERSGVPVRVLTQNVDGLHQVAGMPARKVLELHGSVRSVVCTACHARGPMEDALARVEAGEDDPPCLECGGILKSATVMFGERLDPLVIGEAVAISKACTMFLAVGSSLQVQPAAGLAQVAADHGARLVVVNAEPTPYDDLAQDVVREPIGTALPRLLRDLAAEHSG is encoded by the coding sequence ATGGCCAAGCCTCTCGTCGCGCTGCTCAGCGGCGCGGGTATCTCCACCGACTCCGGCATCCCCGACTACCGCGGGCCGAACGGGTTGTGGCGGCGCGATCCGGAGGCCGAGAAGCTCGTGACGTACGAGTACTACATGGGCGATCCGGAGATCCGCCGGCGGTCCTGGCAGATGCGGCGGAAGAACCGCGCCCTCGCGGCCGAGCCGAACGCCGCGCACCGCGCCGTCGCCGAGCTGGAGCGGTCCGGCGTACCCGTGCGGGTGCTCACGCAGAACGTGGACGGGCTGCACCAGGTGGCCGGGATGCCCGCCCGCAAGGTGCTGGAGCTGCACGGCAGCGTGCGGAGCGTGGTGTGCACCGCGTGTCATGCGCGCGGGCCGATGGAGGACGCGCTCGCCCGGGTCGAGGCCGGTGAGGACGATCCGCCGTGCCTGGAGTGCGGCGGGATCCTGAAGTCGGCGACCGTGATGTTCGGCGAGCGGCTGGATCCGCTGGTCATCGGCGAGGCGGTGGCGATCAGCAAGGCGTGCACAATGTTCCTCGCCGTCGGCAGCAGCCTCCAGGTGCAGCCGGCGGCCGGGCTGGCCCAGGTCGCCGCCGACCACGGCGCCCGGCTCGTCGTGGTGAACGCCGAGCCGACCCCGTACGACGACCTCGCGCAGGACGTCGTACGGGAACCCATCGGCACCGCCCTGCCCCGGCTGCTGCGCGACCTGGCCGCGGAGCACAGCGGCTGA
- a CDS encoding NUDIX hydrolase, which yields MTTTNDFAAYIASLPRVLAGAGVLFRDAEGHVLLVEPNYREGWALPGGTIESDDGETPRAGARRETLEEIGLDREPGRLLAVDWVHGADRPPLVAYLYDGGVLAESDLKAIRLQEEELLSWRLVPRSGVGDLCPDALGRRILAALDVLADGASATAELENGHRVA from the coding sequence ATGACCACCACCAACGACTTCGCCGCGTACATCGCGAGCCTCCCCCGGGTCCTGGCCGGCGCCGGCGTGCTGTTCCGGGACGCCGAGGGGCACGTGCTGCTCGTCGAGCCCAACTACCGCGAGGGGTGGGCGCTGCCGGGCGGCACGATCGAGTCGGACGACGGCGAGACGCCCCGCGCGGGGGCGCGCCGGGAGACGCTGGAGGAGATCGGCCTGGACCGGGAGCCGGGCCGGCTGCTGGCGGTGGACTGGGTGCACGGCGCGGACCGGCCGCCGCTGGTGGCGTACCTGTACGACGGCGGGGTGCTGGCCGAGTCGGACCTCAAGGCGATCCGGCTGCAGGAGGAGGAACTGCTGTCCTGGCGGCTCGTCCCGCGCTCCGGCGTCGGCGACCTGTGCCCGGACGCGCTGGGCCGCCGGATCCTGGCCGCGCTGGACGTCCTGGCCGACGGCGCGTCGGCCACGGCCGAGCTGGAGAACGGCCACCGCGTGGCCTGA
- a CDS encoding AlkA N-terminal domain-containing protein, with protein MQTGMHLDRERCVRAVRSKDARFDGWFFTAVLTTRIYCRPSCPVVPPKPENMTFHPSAAACQQAGFRACKRCRPDTSPGSPEWNQRADLVARAMRLVADGVVDREGVPGLAARLGYSTRQIERQLLAELGAGPLALARAQRAQTARLLIETTPLPMAQIAFAAGFSSIRTFNDTVREVFALSPSDLRARLPKNRAAAATGTTGTPGTLALRLPFRAPLNPDNLFGHLAATAVPGVEEWRDGAYRRTLRLPYGHGIAALSPRPDHIACRLTLSDPRDLTVAISRCRRLLDLDADPVAVDDLLRTDPLLAPLVDKAPGRRVPRTVDEAEFAVRAVLGQQVSTAAARTHAARLVTAYGTPIDDPEGGLTHLFPSAGQLADVDPATLAMPRTRRTTFTTLVGRLADGTLHLGVESDWAETRARLLDLPGFGPWTTDVVAMRALGDPDAFLPTDLGIRRAAGELGLPSTPAALTARAESWRPWRAYAVQYLWATDSHPINFLPV; from the coding sequence ATGCAGACAGGGATGCACCTCGACCGGGAACGCTGCGTGCGCGCTGTGCGCTCCAAGGACGCGCGGTTCGACGGCTGGTTCTTCACGGCCGTCCTCACCACCCGTATCTACTGCCGGCCCAGCTGCCCGGTCGTGCCGCCCAAGCCCGAGAACATGACCTTCCACCCGAGCGCCGCCGCCTGCCAGCAGGCCGGCTTCCGGGCCTGCAAGCGCTGCCGCCCCGACACCAGCCCCGGCTCCCCGGAATGGAACCAGCGGGCCGACCTCGTCGCCCGCGCCATGCGGCTCGTCGCCGACGGCGTCGTCGACCGCGAGGGCGTCCCCGGACTCGCCGCCCGCCTCGGCTACAGCACCCGGCAGATCGAACGGCAGCTCCTCGCCGAACTCGGCGCCGGCCCCCTCGCCCTCGCCCGCGCCCAGCGCGCCCAGACCGCGCGGCTGCTCATCGAGACGACCCCGCTGCCCATGGCGCAGATCGCCTTCGCGGCCGGTTTCTCCTCCATCCGCACCTTCAACGACACCGTCCGCGAGGTCTTCGCCCTCTCCCCGAGCGACCTGCGCGCCCGCCTGCCGAAGAACCGGGCGGCGGCCGCGACCGGCACCACCGGCACCCCCGGAACCCTCGCCCTGCGGCTGCCGTTCCGCGCGCCGCTCAACCCCGACAACCTCTTCGGCCACCTCGCCGCCACCGCCGTACCCGGCGTGGAGGAGTGGCGCGACGGCGCCTACCGGCGCACCCTGCGGCTGCCCTACGGCCACGGGATCGCCGCGCTCAGCCCCCGCCCCGACCACATCGCCTGCCGCCTCACCCTCAGCGACCCGCGCGACCTGACCGTCGCCATCAGCCGCTGCCGGCGCCTGCTCGACCTGGACGCCGACCCCGTCGCCGTCGACGACCTGCTGCGCACCGACCCGCTCCTCGCCCCGCTCGTCGACAAGGCCCCCGGCCGCCGGGTGCCGCGCACCGTCGACGAGGCCGAGTTCGCCGTCCGCGCCGTCCTCGGGCAGCAGGTCTCCACGGCCGCCGCCCGCACCCACGCGGCCCGCCTGGTCACCGCGTACGGCACACCGATCGACGACCCCGAGGGCGGACTCACCCACCTCTTCCCGTCCGCCGGGCAACTGGCCGACGTGGACCCGGCGACCCTCGCCATGCCCCGCACCCGGCGCACCACCTTCACCACCCTCGTGGGCCGGCTCGCCGACGGCACCCTGCACCTGGGCGTCGAGTCCGACTGGGCCGAAACCCGCGCCCGGCTGCTCGACCTGCCCGGGTTCGGGCCCTGGACCACCGACGTCGTCGCCATGCGCGCCCTCGGCGACCCCGACGCCTTCCTCCCTACCGACCTCGGCATCCGCCGCGCGGCCGGCGAACTGGGCCTGCCCTCCACCCCGGCCGCGCTCACCGCCCGCGCCGAGAGCTGGCGCCCCTGGCGGGCCTACGCCGTCCAGTACCTGTGGGCGACCGACAGCCACCCGATCAACTTCCTCCCCGTATAA
- a CDS encoding MarR family transcriptional regulator: protein MAASRLIVALSARALGSVDVPLTLPQLRSLVALRTCGPIKLAAMAATLGVSPSTALRMVERLESFGLTDRRVNPDNRREVVLRLTPAGEDLVDRVLRHRRAGIRTLVTHLPARERAGLVPALKALTSVAGVLDPHLAPSADVDRLAGVLDDPLNPAP, encoded by the coding sequence ATGGCCGCCTCCCGGCTGATCGTCGCGCTCTCCGCGCGCGCCCTCGGCTCCGTCGACGTCCCGCTGACCCTGCCCCAGCTGCGCTCCCTGGTGGCCCTGCGCACCTGCGGCCCGATCAAGCTGGCCGCCATGGCCGCCACGCTCGGCGTCAGCCCGTCCACGGCGCTGCGCATGGTCGAGCGCCTGGAGTCCTTCGGCCTCACCGATCGGCGGGTCAACCCGGACAACCGGCGCGAGGTCGTGCTCCGGCTGACCCCCGCGGGGGAGGACCTCGTCGACCGGGTCCTGCGCCACCGCCGCGCCGGCATCCGCACCCTGGTCACCCACCTGCCCGCCCGGGAACGCGCCGGCCTCGTCCCCGCCCTGAAGGCCCTGACCTCCGTCGCCGGTGTCCTCGACCCCCACCTGGCGCCGTCGGCCGACGTGGACCGCCTGGCCGGCGTCCTGGACGATCCGCTGAACCCGGCGCCGTAG